One window from the genome of Nicotiana tomentosiformis chromosome 5, ASM39032v3, whole genome shotgun sequence encodes:
- the LOC104106890 gene encoding probable LRR receptor-like serine/threonine-protein kinase At3g47570, which produces MRVIDEDVTLSRATDGFSESNLLGVGAFGAVYKGILNKMEQRFLLRHYNLVKVLSASSGIDYEGLVALIPRKNSASQEHKKLGFLQRVNISIDIARALDYLHNDCQPPIIMKPSNVLVDENMTGHVGDFGLARFVPAAIQNLPTNSKSSTGVGGTLGYTPPALEASNCFI; this is translated from the exons atgagggtcattgatgaagatgtaacattGAGC AGGGCTACTGATGGATTCTCTGAATCAAATTTGCTTGGCGTGGGTGCCTTTGGAGCTGTATATAAAGGAATTCTGAACAAGATGGAACAACGTTTTCTGTTAAG ACATTACAATCTTGTAAAGGTGCTAAGTGCAAGCTCAGGTATTGATTATGAAG GGCTGGTTGCATTAATTCCTCGGAAGAATTCTGCGTCACAAGAGCACAAGAAGCTCGGATTTCTTCAAAGAGTAAACATTTCCATTGATATCGCCCGTGCTCTTGATTATCTTCATAACGATTGCCAACCACCAATAATTATGAAGCCAAGCAATGTTCTCGTTGATGAGAACATGACTGGACATGTTGGTGATTTCGGTTTGGCCAGATTTGTTCCAGCAGCTATTCAGAACTTACCAACAAATTCAAAAAGTTCTACAGGTGTTGGGGGAACTCTTGGTTATACACCTCCAG CTTTGGAAGCATCCAACTGTTTTATTTAG
- the LOC138892552 gene encoding uncharacterized protein, which yields MLLKNGHLREFLSDRAKSNNGRNRDNTESLKSREKTPRQTIIMIFGGNEINRDTFSAAKNTKVSITHSKRLWEDDITFTEEETDELLLPHNDVVISLNMLDFKIKHVLVDPGSSANIIQWRVLEQAKLTGSIIPATKLLAGFNLAKPGERSCCSRMLKE from the coding sequence atgctattgaagaatggtcatctccgagaattcttgagtgatcgagctaagaGCAATAATGGTCGCAACAGAGACAACACGGAATCCTTGAAATCAAGAGAAAAAACCCCACGCCAAACGATCATCATGATCTttggggggaacgagattaacagGGACACCTTTTCGGCAGCAAAGAATACTAAAGTATCTATAACTCACAGCAAAAGACTCTGGgaggacgatatcactttcacagaGGAAGAAACAGACGAATTGCTGTTACCACACAACGAcgtggtaatctctttaaatatgttagattttaaaattaagcatgttctagtggatccaggaagttcggctaatatcatacaatggagagtattggaacaagctaaactcaccggaagcattattccggcgaCAAAACTtctcgctggattcaaccttgcgaaACCTGGGGAGAGATCTTGCTGCTCAcgaatgctgaaggagtaa